TCTCCAAAGTAAGTCCCTTCTTTCTCTATAAGGTCATGCTTGACAATATGGCTGAGAGGTCTGCGTTGAATAAGGGTGGCAATTTTTTACGTATAAAGCTATATCGCATATTCTACTATAAAAACGAGGCCAGTGCGTAAAAAGTTCCAGTAAAAATAAAAATTAATAAGTTTGTAAAAAGACTCCATAGCGCTATGGAATGTGTAAAAACGAAGGAAATGTTCTGCAAAACTTTCCTCCAAAGAAAGAAATCGTTATAATGAAGGCAATCGTTTTTTTTGAAAAAAGATTGCAATGGAATGCCAACAAAAAGTAACGGAGGGATTTTACCATGATGTCATATGATGAATATATGCGTTCAGTTATTCAACCGATGCGTACAGAACTTACATCTGTAGGATTTGAAGAGCTGCTGACGCCCGAGGATGTAGAGGCGAAGTTTGAGAACATGAAAGGAACTGCGCTTGTAGTTGTCAATTCCGTATGCGGATGTGCAGCAGGACTTGCTCGTCCGGCTGTAGCGTATTCGGTGCAGAATAGCGAGAAGAAGCCGGATCATCTCTATACGGTGTTTGCAGGTCAAGATAAAGAAGCAACAGCAAAAGCGAGAGAGTATTTTACAGGCTATCCGCCATCCTCACCATCTTTCGCGTTGCTAAAGGACGGGAAGTTGGTCTATATGATGGAGCGCCATCAGATCGAGAACCGCCCGCTTGAAATCATTGCTTCTGATCTGCTTGAAGCATACAAACAGCATTGTGAATAAAAAGAGAGGCTCCTTTCCCATATACGGGGAAGGAGCCTTTTTAAAATGCTTGCCTTTATGTTGGCTGCGTGATAGGATATATCTTGTGACTGTTAAAAGTTACGGACAGGTGTCCGAGTCGGTCGAAGGAGCACGATTGGAAATCGTGTAGGCGGGGTTAACTCGTCTCGTGGGTTCGAATCCCACCCTGTCCGCCATTTATATATGGAGAAGTACCCAAGAGGCTGTAAGGGGCTCCCCTGCTAAGGGAGTAGACGGGTTAAACCGTGCGAGGGTTCGAATCCCTCCTTCTCCGCCATCATTACGTTTTAAGGCGGTGTAGCTCAGCTGGCTAGAGCGTACGGTTCATACCCGTAAGGTCGGGGGTTCGATCCCCTCCGCCGCTACCATGGACTTTTTGTATATATTGTACCATCGACGGGAAGTGGCTCAGCTTGGTAGAGCGCCTCGTTCGGGACGAGGAGGTCGCAGGTTCAAATCCTGTCTTCCCGACC
This window of the Aneurinibacillus sp. REN35 genome carries:
- a CDS encoding BrxA/BrxB family bacilliredoxin, with protein sequence MMSYDEYMRSVIQPMRTELTSVGFEELLTPEDVEAKFENMKGTALVVVNSVCGCAAGLARPAVAYSVQNSEKKPDHLYTVFAGQDKEATAKAREYFTGYPPSSPSFALLKDGKLVYMMERHQIENRPLEIIASDLLEAYKQHCE